The Streptomyces spororaveus genome includes a region encoding these proteins:
- a CDS encoding DUF4232 domain-containing protein, whose protein sequence is MIAKRWMRRWIPGLLTAGVLAGAAGCSTPPAPRAAPGPTAVSVTAGPVPARSAPAAPPATAEPCPSGGVRLVEMEGNAAMGLRVADFQLVNCGDQPYALEGYPQLSLRDDRNDAVPVAVEHGAAGITTGASNLDEAPRPVTLAPGQAASFGMVWRNLVTDSAVPATTARIVEVEPRPGAPRLWLRLAAPVDLGNTGRLGLGPWRPMTR, encoded by the coding sequence ATGATCGCGAAGCGGTGGATGAGGCGATGGATACCGGGCCTGCTCACGGCGGGGGTGCTGGCGGGGGCGGCGGGCTGCTCGACGCCCCCGGCCCCGCGGGCGGCGCCCGGGCCGACCGCGGTGAGCGTGACGGCCGGGCCCGTACCCGCCAGGAGTGCGCCCGCGGCGCCACCGGCCACGGCGGAGCCCTGCCCCTCGGGCGGGGTCCGGCTCGTCGAGATGGAGGGGAACGCGGCGATGGGGCTGCGGGTGGCGGACTTCCAGCTGGTCAACTGCGGTGACCAGCCGTACGCCCTGGAGGGCTACCCGCAGCTGTCGCTGCGCGACGACCGCAACGACGCGGTGCCGGTCGCGGTGGAGCACGGGGCGGCCGGGATCACCACGGGCGCGTCGAACCTGGACGAGGCGCCGCGGCCGGTGACGCTGGCGCCGGGGCAGGCGGCCTCCTTCGGGATGGTGTGGCGCAACCTCGTCACCGACTCGGCGGTGCCGGCCACCACGGCGCGGATCGTGGAGGTCGAGCCCCGGCCCGGTGCGCCCCGGCTGTGGCTGCGGCTCGCCGCGCCGGTCGACCTCGGGAACACCGGGCGGCTGGGCCTGGGACCGTGGCGCCCGATGACCCGCTGA
- a CDS encoding pyridoxal phosphate-dependent decarboxylase family protein: MDRTLAADLARLPELLDATRGAAADALATLDARPVVPPAGKPHDPEPLPEHAAGTDAALAAFRDRWEPRLSASAGPRYLGFVTGGATPAALAGDWLTAVHDQNSNSVLDGGGQDLERETVGWLRDLFGLSADHSGTFVSGATMSNTTGLAIAREWLGERLGVSPAEDGAAALGPVRVLSGAPHSSIAKALSFLGLGRNSLVRVPTLPGREAVDPAALERALADTPGPAVVVANAGTVNTVDFDDLRAIETLRGRHDFWLHTDAAFGAFAALSPAHAHLADGLDASDSVCVDLHKWLNVPYDSAVQFTRRRDLQARVFQNSAAYLGPLGEHPDLVHLTPENSHRLRALSAWFTLRAYGRQGHREIVERDIACARALGAALEEDPAFTLLAPVRLNVVCFTLAEAPTPERLTALREAVAGEVFVTPTVYGGTAALRAAFSNWRTTQADVRRAAEALGAAAREIA; the protein is encoded by the coding sequence ATGGACCGCACGCTCGCCGCCGACCTCGCCCGGCTCCCCGAACTCCTCGACGCCACCCGCGGCGCCGCCGCCGACGCGCTCGCCACCCTGGACGCGCGTCCTGTCGTACCGCCCGCCGGAAAGCCGCACGACCCCGAACCCCTCCCGGAACACGCCGCCGGCACGGACGCCGCGCTCGCCGCCTTCCGAGACCGCTGGGAGCCCCGGCTGTCGGCGTCCGCCGGGCCGCGCTACCTCGGCTTCGTCACGGGCGGCGCCACCCCCGCCGCCCTCGCCGGGGACTGGCTCACCGCCGTCCACGACCAGAACTCCAACTCCGTCCTCGACGGCGGCGGCCAGGACCTCGAACGCGAGACCGTCGGCTGGCTGCGCGACCTCTTCGGCCTCTCCGCCGACCACTCCGGAACCTTCGTCTCCGGCGCCACCATGTCCAACACCACCGGCCTCGCCATCGCCCGCGAATGGCTCGGCGAACGCCTCGGCGTCTCCCCGGCCGAGGACGGCGCGGCGGCCCTCGGCCCGGTCCGCGTGCTCTCCGGCGCCCCGCACTCCTCGATCGCCAAGGCCCTTTCGTTCCTCGGCCTCGGCCGCAACTCCCTGGTCCGGGTACCCACCCTGCCGGGCCGCGAGGCCGTCGACCCCGCCGCCCTGGAACGGGCGCTAGCCGACACCCCGGGACCGGCCGTGGTCGTCGCCAACGCGGGCACCGTCAACACGGTCGACTTCGACGACCTCCGGGCGATCGAAACCCTGCGCGGGCGCCACGACTTCTGGCTGCACACCGACGCCGCGTTCGGTGCCTTCGCCGCCCTCTCCCCGGCGCACGCCCATCTCGCCGACGGCCTCGACGCCTCGGACTCCGTCTGCGTCGACCTGCACAAGTGGCTCAACGTCCCCTACGACAGCGCCGTCCAGTTCACCCGCCGCCGCGACCTGCAGGCCCGCGTCTTCCAGAACTCCGCCGCCTACCTGGGCCCCCTCGGCGAACACCCCGACCTCGTCCACCTCACCCCCGAGAACTCCCACCGGCTGCGCGCCCTCTCCGCCTGGTTCACCCTGCGCGCGTACGGCCGCCAGGGCCACCGGGAGATCGTCGAACGGGACATCGCCTGCGCCCGCGCGCTGGGCGCCGCCCTCGAGGAGGACCCCGCCTTCACCCTGCTGGCCCCCGTCCGCCTGAACGTCGTCTGCTTCACCCTCGCCGAGGCCCCCACCCCGGAGCGCCTCACAGCCCTGCGTGAGGCGGTGGCCGGGGAGGTCTTCGTCACTCCCACCGTCTACGGGGGAACCGCCGCCCTGCGCGCCGCGTTCTCCAACTGGCGTACCACGCAGGCGGACGTACGCCGGGCAGCGGAGGCTCTCGGCGCAGCGGCAAGGGAGATCGCATGA